gtgtggaagtttaaaaaaattataatgattatataagatgagatgagatgaaattctTCATTTCAAAgtcaaacaacaaaatgatgCGTGTAAGGCTTCGATGCTTCTCAGAATTAAGAAATCGTGTGGGGGTATATATCAAGCACCAACTAACCCAATAAGCCTAAAGTTCTAACATTTCATTAACTTCTTCACATGTTGTCTTCCTTCTAATTTCATTCCAATTTAGAAAGAACAGGTCATAGATGGAGGGTCTGATCCCCATGGTTTACAAGGCAATCAAGAGAAACAGAGTTCGCCGAGAATACCGCTGTCTCTCCTCTGGGGATGCTCAAAGTTACAACATAGCCGACTTCTACATCAATGATCAGAGTCATGTATATACGCTTCCTTCGACCCAGAAGATTGGTGCCGGTTTGCATATTGAGAGAAATCGCCACCGGCGACACAGGTCTGTAGGAGACTATGGAGTTGGATTCACACCGCCTGAAGGTAAGAGAATGGAAACTGCACCTGCTCCCAAGCTACTTGTGCGGTTTAGGAGCCATAGATTGTTCTCATGTGTTAGTGGCGGTATCTAGAAAGGCATCCTCAGTCATTGTACCGAATCATGTTGAACTGGTctgtcattttttcttttggttactGTTATATAGATTTGTTCAATTCAATTCCCTGCAATTAGGGGGACGTTGAGACAGCTAGAACATGTTAGTATTGGTGCAAgtagtgcatatatataataatatgcacCTTTATCATGTCCGAGTCCAGCTTAAGGTTCAATGCCCGAGCCAATATTGAGTCCGACCAAGTACTGTTCCGGGCCTAACAAGGTTGTCTGTGAGCTATATTCGATGTAAATAAGTCGTGTGAAGGTGTCGACTTTGAAGCCGAGTGGCCGGCCTTGGTTCTCTCGGACTCGGATTCGCGTACCTAAAACTATAGGATCCAAGCACAATCAGATCTAGATGTGTAATTTAGTTTGGAAATTGATCAGGTTGTGTATTGCTGCAGATGGCTGTGGTCTGTATGATATGCTTTACATGTGCGTGTGCGTGTAGGTCTTGAATTATTGTTATCTGACAATATGAATCAATTGTTTTCGATGCATAAGCTGTTGGTTTGAACGGCAAAACGATGCCAGATCTGCAGGCCCAAATCCTCTGCACTACTCAGCCAAGCACTAGAAAAcaaaccttaaaaaaatattgcatcACCTAATTTACCTAATGGGTCTAAGACTATAAGTTGTTCTATTCAAAGAGTCTTCTTCAAAGTTCCACTGCTAAAAAGCTATGACATTGTCAAATTCAACTCAATCTTCCAACTTCTAACCTGAGATCAACTCAAGTGAACGGAAAGTGTCAcgttcaactctctctctctctctctctctctctccgcatCAAGGGTGCACGGTCTAGTACTCCAGACAATGTGCATTGCGCAAGGAGAGCACAAAACCCAACACTATGAAGGATTCAGTCCAAAGACTTGGGAACTTGGGTATTGTTGTAACAAGGGGATCAAGAGAACTTTCATTGCTGCGATGGCTGCTTGGGGGTGATACTCAGAAATCAATCCTTCGGAGAGTCCGTCTAACGGTTGGCACGCAGGCGGGACAACGGGGCTAACGAGCTCTAAGGAACCGTAAGAAGAGAAGTGATCAGGTAGAGAAATAAACGTTCTTTGTCTGATTTGCCACTGGCCGAGGAGGTGGATGGAGTTATACCGTTAAACTTGGTGATCGAACTCAACTAGCGCAATAATTCTTTCATAATCTCAACCCATTTGACAATGACAACCTCacaaaaagaaattgtttttttttttttttttcctcttatcaAATAAGAGTTCATGCTCCGGCCTTTTCTCAATTTCTGAATGGCATTCCATACCCAGACCAAATCTATGAAGTTTTTGCATGCTGCAAGAAGTTCAGTTCCTCTCAGTTATTGCATCTACCTCTGTCATCGACAATGAAGTTCATTTGGATGTAGCGCCTATCAATGTTTTTCTTTCCTAAGGCCTTCTTTAACATCCTTTTATGCAGTTAAATACGTTCATGGGGGGTTTTGTTAAGAATATGAAATCTAACAATAATACTGGGACTTTATGCAACAACGCGTACGTATCTGCATAGACAAAGTGT
This window of the Juglans regia cultivar Chandler chromosome 12, Walnut 2.0, whole genome shotgun sequence genome carries:
- the LOC109005032 gene encoding uncharacterized protein LOC109005032; protein product: MEGLIPMVYKAIKRNRVRREYRCLSSGDAQSYNIADFYINDQSHVYTLPSTQKIGAGLHIERNRHRRHRSVGDYGVGFTPPEGKRMETAPAPKLLVRFRSHRLFSCVSGGI